The following are encoded in a window of Mycobacterium sp. ELW1 genomic DNA:
- a CDS encoding PAS domain-containing protein — protein sequence MDGGAQVSVDALAAEAGFAALPPDAGIVVQNSEGEIIAASTVAQEILGLSSDQMLGRTSQDPRWAAVDEDGRFLEGEENPAMVARRTRVAVRDRIMGVHRPGSDAAGRHVWLRVDAVPLFRADNPDPWVVVAAFRPLSGEPLHALQLRDPSASFG from the coding sequence GTGGACGGGGGTGCACAGGTCTCCGTCGACGCGCTGGCGGCAGAGGCGGGTTTCGCAGCACTGCCGCCAGACGCCGGCATCGTCGTGCAGAACTCCGAGGGTGAGATCATCGCCGCCTCCACAGTGGCCCAGGAGATCCTCGGGTTGTCGTCCGACCAGATGCTCGGTCGGACGTCGCAGGATCCGCGCTGGGCCGCCGTGGACGAAGACGGCCGATTCCTCGAAGGGGAAGAGAACCCCGCCATGGTCGCTCGGCGCACCCGGGTCGCGGTGCGGGACAGGATCATGGGCGTCCATCGCCCCGGCAGTGACGCCGCGGGACGCCACGTCTGGCTTCGCGTCGACGCCGTACCGCTCTTCCGAGCCGACAACCCCGACCCGTGGGTGGTGGTGGCGGCCTTCCGGCCGCTCAGCGGCGAACCCTTGCACGCTCTTCAGCTACGCGATCCGAGCGCCTCTTTCGGATGA
- a CDS encoding sensor domain-containing diguanylate cyclase — MVAWQLVVDTTFLWVSPASRTVLGFEPDALIGTYGIDLVHPDERASLAESWKTTSGAVTRFTMRMRHADGQYRWIETTAHVLPADGNMPQQMITAHRDVSDRVQAERARDAAVRMFELAMSHATIGVGWRRRDGTLSRVNPALCNILGRRAEQLIGHSLEEFATDGSEFEDAIAAVHSGAHSHHEGERQFVRPDGTVAWCLHTEIGLPDESGMVTHFLVQLQDITEQKRAAAQLEHAASTDPLTGLSNRTVLEDRLTRALARARLTKTQVGVLFIDLDNFKSVNDRYGHDMGDKVLCEIGIRLSTAVRDADTVVRLGGDEFVVVRERLHDLTQLDDLAEHIRRRLLAPFDLDSHALSISASIGRAAGSDLTAAQLLSRADEAMYRTKRDRPGRG; from the coding sequence ATGGTCGCCTGGCAGCTGGTCGTGGACACCACATTCCTGTGGGTGTCGCCGGCGTCGCGCACCGTCCTGGGCTTCGAGCCGGACGCGCTGATCGGGACCTACGGGATCGATCTGGTCCACCCCGACGAACGTGCCTCGCTGGCGGAAAGCTGGAAGACCACCAGCGGTGCGGTGACGAGATTCACGATGCGAATGCGGCACGCGGATGGCCAGTACCGCTGGATCGAGACCACCGCGCACGTCCTGCCCGCCGACGGGAACATGCCGCAGCAGATGATCACCGCTCACCGCGACGTGAGCGACCGCGTGCAGGCCGAACGTGCCCGCGACGCCGCGGTGCGGATGTTCGAACTGGCGATGAGCCATGCCACCATCGGCGTCGGCTGGCGCAGGCGTGACGGAACACTCTCTCGGGTCAATCCCGCGCTGTGCAACATCCTCGGAAGACGCGCCGAGCAGCTGATCGGACACTCGCTGGAAGAGTTCGCCACAGACGGATCCGAATTCGAGGACGCCATCGCCGCCGTGCACAGCGGAGCGCATAGCCACCACGAAGGTGAACGCCAGTTCGTCCGGCCGGACGGGACGGTGGCCTGGTGTCTTCACACCGAAATCGGGTTGCCCGACGAGTCCGGAATGGTCACCCATTTTCTGGTTCAACTCCAAGACATCACCGAACAGAAGCGGGCCGCCGCTCAGCTCGAACACGCTGCGTCGACTGACCCGCTCACGGGACTGTCCAACCGGACTGTTCTGGAAGATCGACTCACTCGCGCTCTTGCCAGGGCGAGACTCACCAAGACCCAGGTTGGCGTGTTGTTCATCGACCTGGACAACTTCAAGAGTGTCAACGACCGATACGGCCATGATATGGGCGATAAAGTGCTGTGCGAGATAGGAATTCGTTTATCCACCGCGGTGCGTGACGCCGACACGGTTGTCCGCCTGGGCGGCGACGAGTTCGTCGTGGTCCGCGAACGGCTACACGACCTCACCCAGTTGGACGACCTCGCCGAGCACATCCGTCGCCGTCTGTTGGCACCCTTCGACCTCGATTCCCACGCGCTGAGCATCAGCGCCAGTATCGGCCGCGCCGCCGGCTCTGATCTCACTGCCGCGCAACTACTTTCCCGGGCCGACGAAGCGATGTACCGAACCAAACGCGACCGGCCCGGCCGGGGTTAG
- a CDS encoding methyltransferase domain-containing protein has protein sequence MTSTTNPFDDPRHVEMYADRAAQMVPAYRDIHRMATVLIDERAPSDARVLVLGAGGGLETKSFAQAQPGWTFDAVDPSAAMLQLAARNLGPHAARVRMHHGYIEDAPDGPFAAATSLLTLHFLPRELRLETVAQVRQRLAPGAPFVVAHMSFPHDGGERDLWIGRHVANLIAAGIDPADVDKARNAIAGEVPVLSPDEDRAILREAGFTDVTEFFTAFTFRGWVGYA, from the coding sequence GTGACCTCAACCACGAACCCGTTCGATGATCCGCGCCACGTCGAGATGTACGCCGACCGCGCGGCGCAGATGGTGCCCGCCTACCGCGACATCCACCGGATGGCCACGGTTCTCATCGATGAACGCGCGCCGTCCGATGCCAGGGTTCTGGTGCTCGGGGCCGGCGGAGGCCTGGAAACCAAGTCATTCGCCCAAGCCCAGCCGGGGTGGACGTTCGACGCCGTGGACCCGTCGGCGGCAATGCTGCAGCTTGCGGCGCGAAACCTCGGACCGCATGCGGCGCGGGTGCGCATGCACCATGGATACATCGAGGACGCTCCGGACGGCCCATTCGCCGCCGCGACAAGTCTGTTGACACTGCACTTCCTGCCCCGGGAGCTCCGCCTCGAGACGGTCGCACAGGTCCGGCAGCGGTTGGCGCCCGGTGCACCGTTCGTCGTTGCGCACATGAGCTTTCCGCACGACGGTGGTGAACGGGACTTGTGGATCGGCAGGCACGTCGCGAACCTCATCGCTGCGGGCATCGATCCTGCGGATGTCGACAAGGCGCGCAACGCCATTGCCGGCGAGGTTCCTGTTCTCTCGCCGGACGAGGACCGTGCCATTCTGCGAGAGGCGGGCTTCACCGATGTCACCGAGTTCTTTACGGCGTTCACCTTTCGCGGCTGGGTCGGCTACGCCTGA
- a CDS encoding DUF1942 domain-containing protein, which translates to MRGTRLVGVPLGLLAIALMSAACGNSNQTAQQSPPSTPASTSMAPTLEAVAFGTKVDIASSDGTAAYIVDNLQPVPPDAQIVPAKGAMYAVDVTIVAKSGTPTYNGFYLVARAADGSNIAPAVGAVRPGITSGQLAQDQQVAGHVAYDVPPGQTITAIQFRDPKGKVLAVWGAG; encoded by the coding sequence ATGCGCGGAACACGTTTGGTCGGAGTCCCTCTCGGCCTGTTGGCCATCGCACTCATGAGTGCGGCGTGCGGGAATTCCAACCAGACCGCCCAACAGTCGCCTCCCAGCACACCTGCCAGTACGTCGATGGCGCCCACGCTGGAAGCGGTCGCGTTCGGCACCAAGGTCGACATCGCGTCGTCCGACGGCACGGCGGCCTACATCGTCGACAACCTGCAGCCGGTGCCGCCCGACGCCCAGATCGTCCCGGCCAAGGGCGCGATGTACGCCGTCGACGTCACGATCGTCGCCAAGAGCGGCACACCGACCTACAACGGCTTCTACCTCGTCGCGCGCGCCGCCGACGGGTCGAACATCGCGCCCGCCGTCGGTGCTGTCCGGCCCGGCATCACCTCAGGCCAGCTCGCGCAGGACCAGCAGGTCGCCGGCCACGTCGCCTACGACGTCCCGCCGGGCCAGACCATCACCGCGATCCAGTTCCGCGACCCGAAAGGCAAGGTGCTGGCGGTCTGGGGCGCGGGGTAG
- a CDS encoding guanylate cyclase yields the protein MSEHTVSLTQALNETRTGDVWLFRGGSGPDRAIQTLTNAPVNHVGMTVAIDDLPPLIWHAELGHKLLDLWTGTNHRGVQLNDAREAVEQWLHHYGQRCWLRQLTPDVSREHEDQLLKVIARMDGTPFPSTARLTGRWLRGRLPTVSDWTRGIPVVHKKVRQSAERRKQAEREVGLQTAYCAETVAITYEEMGLLDTEKNENWFDPGRFWSGDTLPLVDSYRLGAEIQVLAD from the coding sequence GTGAGTGAGCACACCGTGTCGTTGACACAGGCGCTGAACGAAACCCGAACCGGTGACGTCTGGTTGTTCCGCGGCGGGTCGGGCCCGGACCGGGCGATCCAGACTTTGACCAACGCGCCGGTCAACCATGTCGGCATGACGGTGGCGATCGACGATCTGCCGCCGTTGATCTGGCATGCCGAGCTCGGCCACAAGCTGCTGGACCTGTGGACCGGCACCAATCACCGCGGGGTACAGCTCAACGATGCCCGGGAGGCCGTCGAGCAATGGCTGCACCACTACGGTCAGCGGTGCTGGCTGCGCCAGCTCACCCCCGACGTCAGCCGCGAGCACGAAGATCAGCTGCTCAAGGTGATCGCCCGGATGGACGGCACCCCGTTCCCGTCGACCGCGCGGTTGACCGGCCGCTGGCTGCGCGGCCGGCTACCCACGGTGAGCGATTGGACGCGGGGAATCCCGGTCGTACACAAGAAGGTTCGACAATCCGCGGAGCGGCGCAAGCAGGCCGAGCGTGAAGTCGGGTTGCAGACGGCCTATTGCGCGGAGACGGTGGCCATCACCTATGAGGAGATGGGCTTGCTGGACACCGAGAAGAACGAGAACTGGTTCGATCCCGGCCGGTTCTGGAGCGGCGACACGCTACCCCTGGTCGACAGCTATCGACTCGGTGCCGAAATACAGGTCCTGGCAGACTGA
- a CDS encoding adenylate/guanylate cyclase domain-containing protein — protein sequence MGWTIVAAVLAVLAVAEAIALLVMRSRLAASRRETEELRGRLDTRNMLWTGGREAVKQVWQTANLVRTQGLGGAVRSSIEELADWADVERPDLARLAPDGKVVVMFSDIEESTALNERIGDRAWVKLIGSHDRMVRRLVNKHDGHVVKSQGDGFMVAFADPAAAVSCAAAMQRELARDAKRLRNNSIRVRIGIHMGKSVRRGDDLFGRNVAMAARVASQADGGEILVSESVRTAVGDQQTFDEGRDAELKGFSGTHRLYAVA from the coding sequence GTGGGTTGGACGATCGTGGCTGCGGTGTTGGCGGTGCTGGCCGTGGCCGAGGCGATCGCGCTGCTGGTGATGCGCTCACGGCTGGCCGCCAGCCGGCGGGAAACCGAGGAGCTGCGCGGGCGCCTGGACACCCGCAACATGCTGTGGACGGGCGGCCGGGAGGCGGTCAAGCAGGTGTGGCAGACCGCCAACCTGGTCCGCACCCAGGGCCTGGGCGGCGCGGTGCGATCGTCGATCGAGGAGCTCGCCGACTGGGCCGACGTGGAGCGGCCCGATCTGGCCCGGCTGGCACCCGACGGCAAGGTGGTGGTGATGTTCTCCGACATCGAGGAGTCCACGGCACTCAACGAACGCATCGGGGACCGAGCGTGGGTCAAGCTCATCGGTAGCCACGACCGGATGGTCCGGCGGTTGGTGAACAAACACGACGGCCACGTTGTCAAGAGTCAGGGCGACGGGTTCATGGTGGCCTTCGCCGATCCCGCCGCTGCGGTGAGCTGCGCGGCGGCGATGCAGCGGGAATTGGCCCGCGACGCGAAAAGGCTGCGAAACAACAGCATTCGAGTGCGGATCGGTATCCACATGGGCAAGTCGGTGCGCCGCGGTGACGACCTGTTTGGCCGCAACGTCGCGATGGCAGCCCGCGTCGCCAGTCAGGCCGACGGCGGCGAGATCCTGGTGAGCGAGTCGGTGCGGACCGCCGTCGGCGATCAGCAGACCTTCGACGAGGGGCGGGACGCCGAACTGAAGGGATTCAGCGGTACCCACCGGCTCTACGCGGTGGCCTAG
- a CDS encoding LuxR family transcriptional regulator has translation MGDSRTWPVMRRGKELAAIQASLQGRPGQCGTLLLGDAGVGKTTLARMAARTLRTAAVWVAGTESARDVPLGVFAHLLASPMPTDPVAMLAAAFHTVRREKLALIGVDDVHLVDHLSATLLHQLAVEGAVRIVATARSGEPIPETITALWKDGYLARLDVAPFSKAESVALVETALGGHLERLSADLMWEASSGNALFVRHLVEGALEAGTLRQVNGVWQLRGETAVASKLAPLLNSRLDRLPDDERRALQLLAVSEPLTLAVMSELVDTDTLERAERRGLIRVVDISGTAEIHFTHTVIGEVIRQSLGQVASRRLRTELVGAMDLHPPEAPVQRVRRAELALHSDTTMDAEFFSRAAEDAIALMNITLAERLARAAVDAGGGLVASELLARTLLWQGRAPESETILESFDPDTLTELELARWGMARIANLQWSMGDAAAAAEILKMLQQRITHPRIRVGVDSLAAALAVLDNRLDEAAELADKVLADPSAPPIAVGWAVFGGGMAAALKGCTADAARLAARGHEVYDKIDGLLRFLLALGEVRALTLAGDFAAAQARSGDIVRITSPSQYRARAMANVLAGTVELGRGQLRVAMGRLEETLAALSGEAAASWNVPARLLLVQCYCGLGYDSAAAPLVTELRDLVSRAATMFEPAVRIAEAWLAAAMGHVSGAVTMALRAADVAAESGQRAIELMALHAAARFGDTTCLPRIVEVAAVIGGPLAAIDAAHATGLMNNDGAAVFSASQEFERIGALLSAADAAAQAAALFDAAGQRRHSLEAAAAADRLGKECGGLKTPALMATSKPLPLSRREREIAQLVVRGLSNRDIAERLVVSTRTVEGHLYRMYLKLNVTSREDLRDIIRHALDDGGPG, from the coding sequence GTGGGGGACAGCCGCACCTGGCCCGTCATGCGTCGAGGCAAGGAACTCGCCGCGATCCAGGCGAGCCTGCAGGGCCGGCCTGGCCAATGCGGAACTCTCCTTCTGGGCGATGCCGGTGTCGGCAAGACCACGTTGGCACGGATGGCCGCGCGCACGCTGCGCACCGCCGCGGTGTGGGTCGCCGGCACCGAGTCCGCGCGCGATGTGCCGCTGGGGGTGTTCGCCCATCTGCTCGCCAGCCCGATGCCCACCGACCCGGTAGCCATGCTGGCCGCCGCATTCCACACCGTTCGCCGGGAGAAGCTGGCGCTCATCGGCGTTGACGACGTGCACCTGGTCGACCATCTGTCCGCGACGCTGCTACACCAGCTGGCTGTCGAAGGCGCGGTGCGCATCGTGGCGACCGCCCGCAGCGGCGAGCCGATTCCCGAGACGATCACCGCGCTGTGGAAAGACGGCTACCTGGCCCGATTGGATGTCGCTCCCTTCAGCAAGGCCGAGTCGGTGGCGCTGGTCGAGACGGCGCTCGGGGGCCACCTCGAGCGGCTCTCCGCCGATCTGATGTGGGAAGCCTCCAGCGGCAACGCGCTGTTCGTCCGGCACCTCGTCGAAGGGGCGCTGGAAGCCGGGACCCTGCGCCAGGTCAACGGTGTCTGGCAGCTCCGCGGCGAGACAGCGGTGGCCTCGAAACTGGCGCCGTTGCTGAACAGTCGGCTCGACCGGTTGCCCGACGACGAACGGCGGGCTCTGCAGTTGCTGGCGGTATCGGAGCCGCTGACATTGGCGGTGATGTCCGAACTCGTCGACACCGACACGTTGGAACGTGCCGAGCGGCGAGGGCTGATCCGCGTCGTCGATATCAGCGGCACAGCCGAAATTCACTTCACCCACACGGTGATCGGTGAAGTCATCCGGCAGAGCCTCGGCCAGGTCGCGAGTCGCCGCCTGCGGACCGAGCTGGTGGGCGCGATGGATCTGCACCCGCCGGAGGCGCCGGTGCAACGCGTGCGTCGCGCTGAACTTGCACTCCACTCCGACACCACAATGGACGCCGAATTCTTCTCCCGCGCAGCGGAAGACGCGATCGCCCTGATGAACATCACGCTCGCCGAGCGGCTGGCCCGGGCCGCCGTCGACGCCGGTGGCGGCCTGGTGGCCTCCGAACTGCTCGCGCGGACATTGCTGTGGCAGGGGAGGGCCCCGGAGTCCGAAACGATCCTGGAATCCTTCGACCCCGACACCCTCACCGAGTTGGAACTGGCCCGCTGGGGCATGGCGCGAATTGCGAATCTCCAGTGGTCGATGGGAGATGCCGCGGCCGCCGCCGAGATCCTGAAGATGTTGCAGCAGAGGATCACCCACCCCCGCATCCGGGTGGGGGTCGACAGCCTCGCGGCGGCGCTGGCCGTACTCGACAACCGACTCGACGAGGCCGCAGAGCTGGCAGACAAGGTGCTCGCCGATCCGAGCGCGCCACCGATCGCCGTCGGGTGGGCGGTCTTCGGCGGTGGAATGGCGGCCGCGCTCAAAGGATGCACCGCCGACGCGGCGCGGCTGGCCGCGCGAGGCCACGAGGTCTACGACAAGATCGACGGGCTGCTGCGGTTCCTGCTGGCACTGGGTGAGGTACGCGCCCTGACGCTGGCCGGGGATTTCGCTGCCGCGCAGGCCCGTTCGGGTGACATCGTGCGGATCACCTCGCCCAGCCAGTACCGTGCCCGCGCGATGGCGAACGTCCTGGCCGGCACCGTGGAACTGGGCAGGGGACAACTGCGGGTGGCGATGGGCCGCCTCGAGGAGACTCTGGCCGCCCTCAGCGGTGAGGCCGCCGCCTCCTGGAACGTTCCGGCCAGATTGCTTCTGGTGCAGTGCTATTGCGGACTCGGCTACGATTCGGCCGCCGCACCGCTGGTCACCGAACTACGGGACCTGGTGAGCCGCGCGGCGACGATGTTCGAACCTGCGGTGCGGATCGCCGAGGCGTGGCTGGCCGCAGCCATGGGCCATGTCAGCGGCGCGGTCACGATGGCCCTGCGCGCCGCCGACGTCGCCGCCGAGTCGGGCCAACGTGCCATCGAGCTGATGGCGCTGCACGCCGCCGCACGATTCGGTGACACGACCTGCCTGCCGCGGATAGTCGAGGTGGCCGCGGTGATCGGTGGGCCGCTGGCGGCGATCGATGCGGCACACGCCACCGGTCTGATGAACAACGATGGCGCAGCGGTGTTTTCAGCGTCACAAGAGTTCGAGCGAATCGGCGCCCTGTTGTCGGCGGCCGACGCCGCAGCGCAGGCCGCGGCACTCTTCGATGCCGCCGGACAGCGCAGGCATTCACTGGAAGCCGCGGCGGCCGCCGACCGGCTCGGCAAGGAATGCGGCGGATTGAAGACTCCTGCACTGATGGCCACCTCGAAGCCGCTGCCACTGTCCCGGCGGGAACGCGAGATCGCCCAACTGGTGGTGCGCGGATTGTCCAACCGCGACATCGCCGAACGGCTCGTGGTGTCGACGCGCACCGTCGAGGGGCACCTCTACCGGATGTACCTCAAACTCAACGTGACCAGTCGCGAGGACCTGCGCGACATCATCCGCCACGCGCTCGATGACGGCGGGCCTGGTTGA
- a CDS encoding 2-hydroxyacid dehydrogenase: MAILVVGRLEPSLEKQLTAKHTPLRHPVDAQQADEVTVIVCGGRPGVDAALIDSSPALGAIVNFGAGYDAIDVDAARERGIGVSNTPDVLNDTVADTALGLILDTMRRFSAADRYLRAGRWATEGPFPYTRDLSGSRVGILGLGRIGSAIATRLRGFDCAIAYHNRRELPDSPYRYAASPVELAASVDVLVVVTAGGPDTAHLVDRDVLEALGPDGFLINVARGSVVDQDALIEFLEAGRLAGAGLDVYAAEPDVPVRLWELDNVVLLPHMGSATARTRTAMATLAMRNLEEFLARGQLVTPV, translated from the coding sequence ATGGCCATCCTCGTCGTCGGCAGGCTCGAACCATCGCTGGAGAAGCAACTGACGGCCAAGCACACACCGCTGCGCCACCCCGTCGACGCGCAGCAGGCCGACGAGGTCACGGTGATCGTGTGCGGTGGCCGGCCGGGTGTCGATGCCGCGCTGATTGATTCGTCGCCCGCCTTGGGTGCCATCGTGAACTTCGGCGCCGGGTACGACGCCATCGACGTCGACGCGGCGCGGGAACGGGGGATCGGGGTGAGCAACACGCCCGACGTGCTCAACGACACCGTCGCCGACACCGCTCTCGGGCTGATCCTGGACACCATGCGCCGGTTCAGCGCCGCCGACCGATACCTGCGGGCCGGCCGCTGGGCCACCGAGGGGCCGTTCCCGTACACCCGCGACCTCAGCGGCAGCCGCGTCGGCATCCTCGGGCTGGGCCGGATCGGCTCGGCGATCGCTACCCGATTACGCGGATTCGACTGTGCCATCGCCTATCACAATCGCCGCGAGCTACCCGACAGCCCGTACCGCTACGCCGCCTCACCGGTGGAGCTGGCCGCTTCCGTCGACGTCCTGGTGGTCGTCACCGCCGGAGGACCCGACACCGCGCATCTGGTGGATCGCGACGTGCTGGAGGCGCTCGGGCCGGACGGTTTCCTGATCAACGTCGCCCGGGGCAGCGTCGTCGACCAGGACGCACTGATCGAGTTCCTGGAAGCGGGCCGGCTGGCCGGCGCCGGTCTCGACGTCTACGCGGCCGAGCCCGACGTGCCCGTCCGGCTGTGGGAACTCGACAACGTGGTCCTGTTGCCGCACATGGGCAGCGCCACCGCCCGAACCCGAACAGCCATGGCCACTCTGGCGATGCGCAACCTGGAGGAGTTCCTCGCCCGCGGTCAGCTGGTCACACCGGTCTAG
- a CDS encoding alpha/beta hydrolase, whose translation MPVSSTNSGQTVEFRGTDELALVADEWNRGAASAAERPTILMLHGGGQNRFSWKNTGQVLADHGFHVIALDARGHGDSDRAPDADYSVDSLSADVLRVLEQIGRPVVLIGASMGGLTSILVAKEAGPAVVTKLVLVDVVPRFEKDGSARIRDFMFSNVDGFDNLEQAADAIAEYLPHRTRPKNLDGLKKNLRFRDGRWFWHWDPAFLTAPKDDPFGRVERLEQAAIDLTIPILLIRGKLSDVVSAEGVQDFLTKVPGAEFVELSDAGHTAAGDDNDAFSEAVVSFVTR comes from the coding sequence ATGCCGGTGAGCAGCACGAACAGCGGTCAGACAGTCGAGTTCCGCGGCACCGACGAGCTCGCCCTCGTGGCCGACGAGTGGAACCGGGGCGCCGCCTCGGCGGCCGAGCGCCCGACGATCCTCATGCTGCACGGCGGCGGGCAGAACCGGTTCTCCTGGAAGAACACCGGGCAGGTGCTCGCCGACCACGGTTTTCACGTGATCGCGCTGGACGCCCGCGGGCACGGCGACAGCGACCGCGCCCCGGACGCCGACTACAGCGTCGACTCGCTGTCCGCCGACGTGCTTCGGGTGCTCGAGCAGATCGGCCGCCCGGTGGTGCTGATCGGGGCCAGCATGGGCGGGCTGACCAGCATTCTGGTGGCCAAGGAGGCCGGTCCTGCCGTGGTGACGAAGTTGGTACTGGTCGACGTGGTGCCCCGCTTCGAGAAGGACGGCAGCGCCCGGATCCGGGACTTCATGTTCAGCAATGTGGACGGCTTCGACAACCTGGAACAGGCCGCCGACGCCATCGCCGAATACCTTCCGCACCGCACACGGCCGAAGAACCTCGACGGTCTCAAGAAGAACCTGCGGTTCCGGGACGGCCGGTGGTTCTGGCATTGGGATCCGGCGTTCCTGACCGCCCCGAAAGACGATCCGTTCGGCCGGGTGGAGCGGCTCGAACAGGCCGCCATCGACCTGACCATCCCGATCCTGCTGATCCGGGGGAAGCTGTCCGATGTGGTCAGTGCCGAAGGGGTGCAAGACTTCCTGACGAAGGTGCCCGGCGCGGAGTTCGTCGAACTCTCCGATGCCGGCCACACCGCCGCCGGGGACGACAACGACGCCTTCAGTGAGGCCGTCGTCTCCTTCGTCACCCGCTAG
- a CDS encoding VOC family protein has protein sequence MPTITPSLWFDNDLEEAMRFYTGIFPNSSIEYVNRYTDAGPGTAGQVVSAGFTLDGSRFVGINGGPVFSFTEAVSFLIECADQAEVDYYWDALVTGGQESQCGWLKDRFGLSWQVVPTRLYELLSDPDQTRAAAATKAMLGMRRIVIAELEAAVANP, from the coding sequence ATGCCCACGATCACCCCGTCGCTGTGGTTCGACAACGACCTCGAGGAGGCGATGCGGTTCTACACCGGCATCTTCCCGAATTCGTCCATCGAGTACGTGAATCGCTACACCGACGCGGGTCCCGGCACCGCCGGCCAGGTCGTGTCGGCCGGCTTCACCCTGGACGGCAGCCGGTTCGTCGGCATCAACGGCGGCCCGGTGTTCTCGTTCACCGAAGCGGTGTCCTTCCTGATCGAGTGCGCTGACCAGGCCGAAGTCGACTACTACTGGGATGCGCTGGTCACCGGTGGCCAGGAATCGCAGTGCGGTTGGCTCAAGGACCGATTCGGGCTGAGCTGGCAGGTGGTGCCCACCCGGCTCTATGAGCTGTTGTCCGACCCCGACCAGACCCGGGCGGCCGCCGCGACCAAGGCGATGCTCGGGATGCGCAGAATCGTCATCGCCGAGCTGGAGGCCGCTGTGGCGAACCCGTGA
- a CDS encoding Mce protein, whose amino-acid sequence MADEPAEPADEATTAVELGVDGETPAPAKPARSHVQLALIVGTAVVVALAALTGWLGYRAYESRQTAQLQNLLVGVGRQGAINLTTIDAAEADKDVQRILDSATDAFYDDFAKRAQPFIEVVKQAQSKSVGEVTEAGLESVSGNEGQVLVAVTVTTSNRGEPNQPKRSWRMRLTVKKTGNDEAKVSKVEFVP is encoded by the coding sequence ATGGCCGACGAGCCTGCCGAGCCTGCCGACGAGGCCACCACGGCCGTCGAGCTCGGGGTTGACGGGGAGACGCCCGCACCGGCGAAACCGGCGCGCTCGCATGTCCAGCTGGCGCTGATCGTCGGCACGGCCGTCGTGGTCGCGCTGGCCGCGTTGACCGGGTGGCTCGGCTACCGGGCCTACGAGTCCAGGCAGACTGCCCAGCTGCAGAACCTGCTGGTCGGAGTGGGCCGCCAGGGTGCGATCAACCTGACGACCATCGACGCCGCCGAGGCCGACAAGGATGTGCAGCGCATCCTCGACTCGGCCACCGATGCGTTCTACGACGATTTCGCGAAGCGGGCCCAGCCGTTCATCGAGGTGGTCAAGCAGGCTCAGTCCAAATCGGTGGGTGAGGTGACCGAGGCGGGCCTCGAGTCGGTCTCGGGCAACGAAGGCCAAGTTCTGGTGGCCGTCACCGTCACCACCTCCAATCGGGGTGAACCGAACCAGCCGAAGCGCTCCTGGCGGATGCGTCTGACGGTCAAGAAGACCGGAAACGACGAAGCGAAGGTTTCGAAAGTGGAGTTCGTACCGTGA